A genomic stretch from Desulfotignum balticum DSM 7044 includes:
- a CDS encoding aminomethyltransferase family protein, whose product MKTTPLHQWHLDAGANMADFGGYDMPLWYDTGVKNEHLAVLTSAGIFDTSHMACVTVEGPDAFSLLNFCFTRDLTPLAVGRCVYGAFLNEKGHCLDDAIVYKFSGTSFMVCVNAGMGGAISDHLNKHKKDRDVTITDLTDRIAKMDIQGIDSVRILSKLIQSPDTVFGKMPYFSFKGHFDPNHPEAGASKLKNGTPVLLSRSGYTGEFGFEIFIAPNAIVDLWKQVLAAGESFGITACGLGARDSLRAGAGLPLSHQDIGHFKFMNHPWDFALPYNSDKSGFTKDFLGAAALVPEKNDVYVFPFVGDSLRKVAAGENTGVFDENEQQIGHVLTCATDMGITWHEGKIVSINTPDLPDNIKIKGIACGFVMVSKHLEPGTKLMLKEGKRAISVTIVTDIRPDRTARKKITHFI is encoded by the coding sequence ATGAAAACCACACCATTGCACCAATGGCACCTGGATGCCGGTGCCAACATGGCTGACTTCGGCGGATATGACATGCCCCTGTGGTATGACACCGGAGTCAAAAATGAACATTTGGCCGTGCTCACTTCCGCCGGCATATTTGATACCAGCCACATGGCCTGTGTCACTGTGGAAGGACCGGATGCGTTCTCTCTGCTCAATTTCTGTTTTACAAGAGATCTGACACCTCTGGCCGTGGGCCGGTGTGTGTACGGCGCATTCCTGAATGAAAAAGGGCATTGCCTGGATGACGCCATTGTGTACAAATTTTCCGGCACCTCGTTCATGGTCTGTGTGAACGCCGGTATGGGCGGTGCGATTTCTGACCACCTGAACAAACACAAAAAAGACCGGGATGTCACGATCACGGACCTCACCGACAGGATCGCCAAAATGGATATCCAGGGAATCGATTCCGTGCGGATTCTGTCAAAACTGATCCAGTCTCCGGACACCGTGTTTGGAAAAATGCCCTATTTCTCCTTTAAAGGTCATTTTGATCCGAATCATCCGGAAGCGGGTGCGTCGAAACTGAAAAACGGCACCCCCGTGCTGCTGTCCCGGTCCGGGTATACCGGAGAGTTCGGATTTGAGATCTTCATTGCCCCTAACGCGATTGTGGATCTGTGGAAACAGGTGCTGGCGGCCGGCGAATCTTTCGGCATTACGGCCTGCGGCTTAGGTGCCCGGGATTCTCTGCGGGCCGGGGCCGGGCTGCCCCTGTCCCACCAGGATATCGGTCATTTCAAATTCATGAACCATCCCTGGGATTTTGCGTTACCTTATAATTCGGACAAATCCGGGTTTACCAAGGATTTTCTGGGTGCCGCCGCCCTGGTGCCTGAAAAAAATGATGTATATGTATTTCCCTTTGTGGGAGACAGCTTGAGAAAAGTGGCTGCCGGTGAAAATACGGGCGTGTTTGACGAAAACGAACAACAGATCGGGCATGTACTTACCTGTGCCACGGACATGGGCATCACCTGGCATGAGGGAAAAATTGTCAGCATCAACACCCCGGATCTGCCGGACAACATTAAAATTAAAGGCATTGCCTGCGGATTTGTCATGGTCTCAAAACACCTGGAACCGGGCACAAAACTCATGCTCAAAGAGGGCAAGCGCGCCATCAGCGTGACCATCGTCACTGACATCCGGCCGGACAGAACCGCCAGAAAAAAAATCACCCATTTTATTTAA
- the gcvPB gene encoding aminomethyl-transferring glycine dehydrogenase subunit GcvPB: protein MTQRPGTKGLIFNEPNVWDKSREGRCAISLPKADVERSPLDPALTGDTPNLPQLSELDVVRHYTRLSQWNFGVDSGMYPLGSCTMKYNPKTNEVQAARQGFAGAHPLAGDECSQGALRLMYDLERSLAEITGFDAVTLQPAAGAHGELTGMLIIHAYHAKQGRQRSKIIIPDTAHGTNPASATLCGYKSVNLKSGPKGILEPEAVAEIMDEETAGIMITNPNTLGLFEENIKEICEIVHAKGGLVYGDGANMNAIMGVVQPGKLGIDVLHLNLHKTFSTPHGGGGPGSGPVAVNEKLTPFLPVPRVEKELDTFKFVTDCPDSIGRLHTFYGHFGVMIKAYAYILTMGAQGLLDTSRLAVLNANYIKESLKGTLNLPYDRPCMHECVFNDAKQQEYHISTMDMAKRLLDYGFHPPTVYFPLVVDGAFMVEPTETESKEDIDQFIDAVKAIAKEAQTDPEKLTSAPVLPKVTRLDEVAAARKPCLRG from the coding sequence ATGACTCAGCGGCCAGGCACCAAAGGATTGATATTCAACGAACCCAATGTGTGGGACAAAAGCCGTGAAGGCCGGTGCGCCATTTCCCTGCCCAAAGCAGACGTGGAACGGTCCCCTCTGGATCCGGCACTGACCGGAGATACCCCGAACCTGCCCCAGCTGTCCGAGCTGGACGTGGTCAGACACTACACAAGGCTGTCCCAGTGGAACTTTGGCGTGGATTCCGGCATGTACCCCTTAGGGTCCTGCACCATGAAATACAACCCCAAAACCAACGAAGTTCAGGCGGCCCGCCAGGGATTTGCCGGGGCCCATCCCCTGGCCGGTGATGAATGCTCCCAGGGGGCGTTGCGGCTCATGTATGACCTGGAACGCTCTTTGGCGGAAATCACAGGGTTTGATGCCGTCACGCTGCAACCGGCTGCCGGAGCCCATGGCGAGCTCACCGGCATGCTGATTATCCATGCTTATCACGCCAAACAGGGCAGGCAGCGGTCCAAGATCATCATTCCGGACACGGCCCACGGCACCAACCCGGCCTCGGCCACCTTGTGCGGATACAAAAGCGTCAACCTCAAATCCGGCCCCAAAGGGATTCTGGAGCCTGAGGCTGTGGCTGAAATCATGGATGAAGAAACCGCAGGTATCATGATCACCAACCCCAATACCTTAGGGCTGTTTGAGGAAAACATCAAAGAGATCTGCGAGATCGTCCATGCCAAGGGCGGGCTGGTATATGGGGACGGTGCCAACATGAACGCCATCATGGGTGTGGTGCAACCCGGGAAACTGGGCATTGACGTGCTTCATCTGAACCTGCACAAAACCTTTTCCACCCCGCACGGCGGCGGCGGACCCGGGTCCGGTCCCGTGGCTGTCAATGAAAAACTAACGCCGTTTCTGCCCGTTCCCCGGGTGGAAAAAGAGTTGGATACGTTCAAATTCGTGACAGACTGTCCGGATTCCATCGGCCGGCTCCACACGTTTTACGGGCATTTCGGGGTCATGATCAAGGCGTATGCCTATATTCTGACCATGGGGGCACAGGGCCTGCTGGATACCTCCCGCCTGGCCGTGCTCAATGCCAATTATATCAAGGAATCCCTCAAAGGCACCCTGAATCTGCCCTATGACCGGCCCTGCATGCATGAATGCGTGTTTAACGATGCCAAACAGCAGGAATATCACATCTCCACCATGGATATGGCCAAACGGCTGCTGGATTACGGATTTCATCCGCCCACAGTATATTTCCCGCTGGTGGTGGACGGCGCGTTCATGGTGGAACCCACGGAAACCGAATCCAAAGAGGACATCGACCAGTTCATCGATGCAGTGAAAGCCATTGCCAAAGAAGCACAAACCGATCCGGAAAAACTGACTTCCGCCCCGGTGCTGCCCAAAGTGACCCGCCTGGATGAAGTGGCCGCGGCCAGAAAGCCATGCCTCAGAGGATAA
- the gcvH gene encoding glycine cleavage system protein GcvH, whose protein sequence is MKDINELNLPEDVKYTKDHEWAKADGDTVTIGINDYAQDQLGEIVFVEMPAVGDSFSAEDEFGSVESVKAVSEMYMPISGEIVAINEDLEDAPENVNEDCYQSGWIIKVKPSDLSEMDALMDKAAYLEMLKG, encoded by the coding sequence ATGAAAGACATCAATGAACTGAATTTACCTGAAGACGTCAAATACACCAAAGATCACGAATGGGCCAAAGCCGACGGGGATACCGTGACCATCGGCATCAATGATTATGCCCAGGATCAGCTGGGAGAAATTGTGTTTGTGGAAATGCCCGCAGTGGGGGATTCTTTTTCCGCAGAAGATGAGTTCGGGTCCGTGGAATCGGTCAAGGCCGTATCTGAAATGTACATGCCCATCTCCGGCGAGATCGTGGCCATCAACGAAGATCTGGAAGATGCGCCGGAAAATGTGAATGAAGACTGCTATCAGAGCGGATGGATCATCAAAGTCAAACCATCCGACCTTTCTGAAATGGATGCACTGATGGACAAAGCCGCATACCTTGAGATGCTGAAAGGATAA
- the lipB gene encoding lipoyl(octanoyl) transferase LipB, with protein MPQRINTLSRGGVFQDLGLLEYTTALTFQETARKEKIEDRTRPDKIFFVQHPSVFTFGRNGGQENLTRSEAFLKDRGVALVQTDRGGNVTYHGPGQAVLYPVVDLEQARIGVTDFVYGLEEIMGQTAKDFGVSIHRDPRNHGMWKDAKKIGSVGLSIKHGISIHGLALNVSLDLTPFSWINPCGMSGVSMTSLAQELKDQGLAHPPLPMESIKETLITYFCQWFHFHPVKESAHASMC; from the coding sequence ATGCCTCAGAGGATAAACACCCTGTCCCGTGGCGGTGTATTCCAGGATTTAGGTCTCCTGGAATACACCACGGCACTGACTTTCCAGGAGACCGCCCGCAAAGAAAAAATTGAAGACCGGACCCGGCCGGACAAAATCTTTTTTGTCCAGCATCCGTCCGTGTTCACGTTCGGCAGAAACGGCGGACAGGAAAACCTGACCCGGTCTGAAGCATTTCTCAAAGACCGGGGCGTGGCCCTGGTGCAGACGGACCGAGGGGGCAATGTCACCTATCACGGCCCGGGCCAGGCCGTGCTGTATCCTGTGGTGGACCTGGAACAGGCCAGAATCGGGGTCACGGATTTCGTGTATGGCTTAGAGGAGATCATGGGACAGACGGCCAAAGATTTCGGGGTGTCCATTCATCGGGATCCCCGGAACCACGGCATGTGGAAAGATGCAAAAAAAATCGGGTCCGTGGGGCTGTCCATCAAACACGGCATCAGCATCCACGGCCTGGCATTGAACGTGTCCCTGGACCTGACCCCGTTTTCCTGGATCAATCCCTGCGGCATGTCCGGTGTTTCCATGACCTCTCTGGCACAGGAACTCAAAGACCAGGGATTGGCCCACCCGCCGCTTCCCATGGAATCCATCAAAGAAACCCTGATCACCTATTTCTGCCAATGGTTTCATTTTCATCCCGTAAAGGAGTCTGCCCATGCATCAATGTGCTGA
- a CDS encoding Lrp/AsnC family transcriptional regulator, whose translation MKIDQTNIDIIRELKQGKRSFKKIADKLEITENTVRSRVNKLQEEGVLEICGLVDPDMLPGHRVVIIGIKLSEMNLVEKGEEISRLRGVIHTNVVTGRFDLLIMVMFKKEFGLLEFYTEEIAKINGVRSVETFVVYKSYNLKVPYIF comes from the coding sequence ATGAAAATAGATCAGACAAATATCGACATCATCAGAGAACTCAAACAGGGAAAAAGGTCTTTCAAGAAAATTGCGGACAAGCTTGAAATCACGGAAAACACCGTCCGGTCCCGAGTGAATAAATTGCAGGAAGAAGGCGTACTGGAGATTTGCGGTCTGGTGGATCCTGACATGCTCCCGGGTCACCGGGTGGTGATCATCGGCATCAAACTGTCAGAGATGAATCTGGTGGAAAAAGGCGAGGAGATCAGCCGGCTTCGGGGGGTCATTCATACCAATGTGGTCACGGGACGGTTTGACCTGCTGATCATGGTCATGTTTAAAAAAGAATTCGGACTTCTGGAATTTTACACTGAAGAAATCGCCAAGATTAACGGTGTCCGGTCCGTGGAAACCTTTGTTGTATACAAGTCATATAATTTAAAGGTTCCCTATATTTTTTAA
- the gcvPA gene encoding aminomethyl-transferring glycine dehydrogenase subunit GcvPA, whose protein sequence is MRYLPHTQEDIQKMLAVAGAGSLDDLFKTIPDAVKVKDGLNLPEPMSEWELNDYMEKLASENIACKGYTCLIGAGSYDHYIPAIIPYLVSRSEFATAYTPYQPEVSQGTLQGIYEFQTMVTDLLGMDIATASHYDCGTALAECALIALRKNKKADKIAVSDLVHPSHREIIDTYLKPTGYEMVLIPHTKDGLTDMTALEAMDGIAGVAVQSPNFFGHIEDLAAVKKVADAKKILFITSFTEALAWGILKNPGSFGADLVAGEGQSLGIAKTFGGPGLGLLAGTSKLMRDLPGRLVGRAKDSNGDDGYVLTLSTREQHIRRERASSNICSNNGLNAMTAAMYLSTIGKIGIREIAQLNHDKAMYLKSALAGAGFEPVFDPPFFNEFVMKAPRDFNRKRIDLINRQCVFAGLDLAPYYPELTDHYLFCATEKVSKQQMDQLAKEVA, encoded by the coding sequence ATGCGTTATCTGCCTCATACACAGGAAGATATCCAAAAGATGCTGGCCGTTGCCGGAGCCGGGTCTCTGGATGACCTGTTTAAAACCATTCCGGATGCCGTCAAAGTCAAAGACGGCCTGAACCTGCCGGAGCCCATGAGTGAGTGGGAACTCAACGATTACATGGAAAAACTGGCTTCGGAAAATATTGCCTGCAAAGGCTACACCTGCCTGATCGGGGCCGGCAGCTATGACCATTATATTCCGGCCATCATTCCCTATCTGGTATCCAGGTCTGAATTCGCCACGGCCTACACCCCGTACCAGCCGGAAGTCAGCCAGGGAACCCTCCAGGGCATTTACGAGTTCCAGACCATGGTCACGGATCTGTTGGGCATGGACATTGCCACAGCGTCCCATTATGACTGCGGCACGGCCCTGGCCGAATGCGCGTTGATCGCATTGCGCAAAAATAAAAAAGCCGACAAGATCGCCGTGTCCGACCTGGTGCATCCCAGCCACCGGGAAATCATCGACACCTATCTCAAACCCACGGGGTACGAGATGGTGCTGATCCCTCATACCAAAGACGGTCTCACTGATATGACGGCCCTGGAAGCCATGGACGGCATTGCCGGCGTGGCCGTGCAGTCCCCCAACTTTTTCGGGCATATCGAAGATCTGGCTGCGGTCAAAAAAGTGGCGGATGCCAAAAAAATCCTGTTCATCACCTCTTTTACCGAAGCGTTGGCCTGGGGAATTTTGAAAAACCCGGGATCATTCGGCGCTGATCTGGTGGCAGGTGAAGGCCAGAGCTTAGGCATTGCCAAAACATTCGGCGGTCCGGGCTTGGGACTTCTGGCCGGCACATCCAAACTCATGCGGGACCTGCCCGGACGTCTGGTGGGCCGGGCCAAAGACAGCAACGGGGATGACGGGTATGTTTTGACCCTGTCCACCCGGGAACAGCATATCCGCCGGGAGAGAGCCTCGTCCAACATCTGCTCCAACAACGGACTCAATGCCATGACTGCGGCCATGTATCTGTCTACCATCGGCAAGATCGGGATCCGGGAAATCGCCCAGCTCAACCATGACAAGGCAATGTACCTGAAATCCGCGCTTGCGGGTGCCGGGTTTGAACCCGTGTTTGACCCGCCGTTTTTCAACGAGTTTGTGATGAAAGCCCCCAGGGATTTCAACCGGAAACGGATCGATCTGATCAACCGGCAGTGCGTTTTCGCCGGTCTGGATCTGGCCCCGTATTACCCAGAACTTACCGACCATTACCTGTTCTGCGCCACGGAAAAAGTGTCGAAACAGCAGATGGATCAGCTGGCAAAGGAGGTGGCATGA
- the lipA gene encoding lipoyl synthase, translating to MHQCAEKKRKPAWLKKHLPRGGDYARVTRLLSGARLHTVCQEANCPNMFECFSKNTATFMILGDQCTRHCRFCNITARPPLPVDPDEPARVAKAALDLGLHYVVVTSVTRDDLQDGGAAHFAAVIRAIKKMGQDKDQTIRVEVLIPDFQGDVNALKTVMDAGPDVINHNIETVADLYVQARPEAVYQRSLDLLRNVKRLNPDMPAKSGIMVGLGETRAQLEKTLQDLADHGCDMLTIGQYLQPTRNHLPVEKFYPPEEFDDLAETARHMGFKKVASGPFVRSSYHAEELFQPA from the coding sequence ATGCATCAATGTGCTGAAAAAAAAAGAAAGCCGGCCTGGCTGAAAAAACATCTTCCCAGAGGCGGGGATTATGCCCGGGTCACCCGGCTGCTGTCCGGTGCCAGGCTTCACACGGTCTGCCAGGAAGCCAACTGCCCCAACATGTTTGAATGCTTTTCCAAAAACACGGCCACGTTCATGATCTTAGGGGACCAGTGCACCCGGCATTGCCGATTTTGCAATATTACGGCCCGCCCGCCCCTGCCCGTGGATCCGGATGAACCGGCCCGGGTGGCCAAAGCAGCCCTGGATTTAGGCCTTCACTATGTGGTGGTCACCTCCGTGACCCGGGATGACCTGCAAGACGGCGGGGCCGCCCATTTTGCCGCTGTGATCCGCGCCATCAAAAAAATGGGACAGGATAAGGATCAGACCATCCGGGTGGAAGTGCTGATTCCGGATTTTCAAGGGGATGTGAATGCCCTGAAAACCGTGATGGATGCCGGACCGGATGTGATCAACCACAACATTGAAACCGTGGCGGATTTGTATGTACAAGCAAGGCCCGAAGCCGTGTACCAGCGATCCTTGGACCTGCTGAGAAATGTCAAACGCCTGAACCCGGACATGCCGGCCAAATCCGGCATCATGGTGGGCCTGGGCGAAACCCGGGCACAACTGGAAAAAACGTTGCAGGATCTGGCGGATCACGGGTGCGACATGCTTACCATCGGCCAGTATCTTCAGCCCACCCGGAACCATCTGCCCGTGGAAAAATTCTATCCGCCCGAAGAATTTGATGACCTGGCTGAAACGGCCCGGCACATGGGATTTAAAAAAGTGGCGTCCGGACCGTTTGTGAGAAGTTCATACCATGCGGAAGAACTGTTTCAGCCGGCTTAG